In Acidisarcina polymorpha, the DNA window CTGGTTGCAGCTTTGCCTCGGAGCGCACCTGCGCACTCTGGGATACTCTGTGCAGCCCTCGCGTTAAACGTTGATTAGCGTCAGGGGGAACGACGCACACTTGCTCACCAGCATTTCTGTCCGCACTCGTCAGGAACTTGGCAGAAAACATGCCTTCATTTCTCGTTTGGTAACCATCTACTGATGGTGCCCCAAACCCGCGTTCAGATCCCCTTTTAGGCGAGTTCTCGAAGAAACCGGAAGGAGCTGACATTGGTTTCCATCCCATTAGGAGATTAGTTTTGGAAGTCGTCCTGTACTCCATCCCGCAATATCGCGCATTCGCAGAGTCATTTTGTTTTGAAATCTCGGAGATCAGACCAAATGATCGGTGCTACCTTACTGACGTCCATTGCGACACTCCTGCCATTGGGAATTGCGAAGTGTTGCTCACTCTTGGGCGTCTTACGGGCCAAGACTTATCTGCATATCGCTACCTGACTTTCATCCAAACTCTTTCGGCGGGATACGAGCAAATAGACTGTGAAGCCGCTTCCGCGGCAGGCATCTGGGTTTCTTATGCTCCTTCCGAACAGACTGGTAACGCCGATGCAGTCGCGGAGTTCGTGATCATGAACATCCTCACACTCTCTCGTAATCTCCTTGGAGCGCTCTCAGCGGTGACCAACGCACCTTTTGACCCACTTCCAGTCGCCCGAGGCCTCGGGGGGAAGAAAGTTTGTGTCGTAGGTTTCGGCGGCGTCGGTCGTGCACTTCTAGAAAGATTGAGGCCTTTCGGTTGCGATACGGTTGTCGTAACCAGAAATCCCAAAAAAGCGGGCTTGGACTTTGCACCGCATCCGCTCGAAGATCTCCCGGAAGTCCTTCGCACTGCAGACATAGTCGTTCTCTGTCTTCGTGCCGATAATCAGAACCGTCACCTGTTTGACGGGGCGCTATTTCGTACTATGAAAGCCGGTGCACTCTTCATCAATGTCGCCCGCGGCTCCCTGGTTGATGAGATGGCACTGCAGACCGCTATCGAAACAGGACATCTCCGCGCCGCAGCTCTCGACGTTCTTGAAAACGAGCCCGTTAATTCTGCAAACCCTTTGGTCAGTCTTGAAAGGACGCTCATTACCCCACATTGCGCGGGATTTACCGACACCATGCTTCGCGGAACGATCGCGTATGTCGACGCTGTCTTATCAACATTTCAGAACGGCGAGCGCCCAGCGTCGTTGCTTAACGAGCCCCAGATGCCACGACGACCGCTGGCGCAACCACATCTAGAAACAGGATTCATCGGGACGCTGTAAACATCATCCTATGCCCAATCTAACAAAACAATTGAACACGCCAGCCAAGGTGCTCTTCGCCAGTCTTGTCGGTACGACTGTCGAATTCTTCGACTTTTACATTTATGCCACCGCGGCCGTCATAGTCTTCCCTAAGCTATTTTTTCCTGCTGGCGACGCAACGGCTGCAACGCTCGCCTCTCTCGCTACCTTTGCCATCGCCTTCATTGCGAGGCCTATCGGCTCTACGCTCTTCGGCCACTTTGGTGACCGTGTCGGCCGCAAAGCTACACTGGTTCTTGCGCTATCGACAATGGGTTTGTCGACATTCGCAGTCGGCGCGCTGCCAACTTACAAGACAGCGGGCGTTCTCGCCTCGCTATTGCTAGCGCTCTGCCGCGCGGGTCAAGGTATCGGTCTTGGCGGTGAATGGGGAGGCGCTATCCTGCTCGCGACGGAAAACGCTCCACCCGGCAAGCGTGCTTGGTACGGCATGTTCCCGCAACTCGGTGCACCCATCGGCTTCTTCTTTTCGAGTGCGACTTTCCTGCTGATCTCTAAATGGCTCAGCCCTGCGCAGTTCCTGAGTTTCGGATGGCGGCTGCCGTTCCTCGCGAGTGGGGTACTCGTCCTGTTAGGTCTCTATGTGCGCCTGACGATCACCGAAACTCCGGTCTTCGCCGCGGCGATGGAACGTCGCGAGCCCCATAGAGTTCCTATTTTCGCGGTGGTCAGAAATCATTTTGGCGTCCTCGTAGCGGCCACGCTTACCAGCCTGGCGACCTTCGTTCTCTTCTACGTGATGATCGTTTTTACCCTTACGTGGGCCACGTCCGCTTTGCACTATAGCAAGAACGAGTTTCTTCGGATGCAGCTCATCGGCGTCGTATTCTTCGCACTCGCGATTCCTGCCGCCGCGCTGCTTGCCGAGCGCGGACGCAAGCGGGTCATGATCGCCATTAGTCTTGGCATCGCGGTCTTCGGGTTGTTCTTCGCACCGATGTTCCAGTCCGGTCACACAGGTGCACTCGTGATGCTCATCCTCGGCCTATCTTTGATGGGCCTTACCTACGGCCCGCTCGGCACAGTGCTGTCGGAGTTGTTTCCAACAGCCGTCCGCTACTCCGGCAGTTCGCTCGCCTTCAGCGTTGCAGGCATCCTCGGTGCGTCGCTCACGCCCTACATCGCAACTAAGCTGGCCACGGCCTATGGTCTACGGTACGTTGGCTACTATCTTAGCGCCGCGGCGGTGATTACTATCATCGGCTTGCTCGGCATTCGCGAGACAAAATACCAAGACCTGAACCTTTAGGTTGCTTATCAAGGCGGAATGCTCAAGCATCGTTCGGCGGAAAGTCCCTACTGGGCCGCAAGCGATCCTAGACTTTCGGGAAAGGTCTGCTATTCAAGTGAAAGGTTTTTCCACTCTCACCGGATGCTACGGCCGAGCATCCGCTTTGACCCATTGCTGAGCCGATTGGATCAAGATTACATTTGCCCGTATGACACTCCAGATGTGTCAGTCCTCCTCATGACCGAGTTCGCCAGAGTGACAAGCCGTCTTTCCAGAGCTTAGAGGATGATGCAGTCTCATCGCGACGTGGCAATAGGTCGCACTCAGTTCAATTTTTCTTACGTATTGTCTTCTGCGGACGGTGGAATTCGCCGCGTTGGCCCCTTTTAAGCGTTCCGTCATTTGACGGAGTGTGGAAGTAACGGCACTTTCTTCTACACACGGATGCCCCGAGCAGCCGCGTACAGGAGAAAAACGTTATGACCACCCCATTGGCTTTCTGGCGGCCTGCTCGAGCATCCGCCACATCAACTCATCGCCCTAAGAAGCTGAACTGGGTTCATATTGCCCTCAAGTTCGCACTCGCAGCTATATTCCTCGGCAACCTCGTTCCGCTTGCCGCCAACGCTCAGAACCTCGGCACCGCGCCCCAGTTTGGACAAGCCGTGCAAGGTCAACAGGCAACCACGGTCGAAGGCACGGTGCTAAACATCGTGAACTGGGGCTGCAACGTGATTGCTCCGGTGATCGCGGTTGCATGTCTCGGTGTCGCAGGGTGGCACTTCAAGAGCGGCCGCGGCTACATGGGCTGGGGAGTGACCGGCGTTGCTCTCATGGTCATCTCCGGTCTCGGACGAATGGCTGAGGGCTTCATCACTCAAGCGCAAGGCATTCAGTAAGGAGCCCGCAATGCCTGTGCCGCAATTCCTTTCCGACCTTCTTCAGTTGTTGCTCGGTCTTGCCGTGCCAGCTGCGTTCTGCACGCTGGCCGCCGCCGGAGTGAGCCTGCGGCACGAAGGGGGAACCAACTTTCACGTCAATGGACGAACTGGAAAGTGGGTATTGTGGACCGTCGTATTCCTGACGCTCCCACAACTTCTGTCATGGATTGCGGCACAAGGCATTACGGTCCCATCGGGAAGCGGATCGATTGGAACAAGTTGGCTCGCCAGCATGCAGACGATCTTTTCCAACTTCGTGAACCAGATTGTCGTTGCGAAGTTCGTGCCAGTCCTCGCTGCGTACTTCGTCCTCAAGGCTTGCTTAGACGGAGCTGCAGGCGAGAACCCCCTTGCATCGATCGTAGCCGCACTCTTCCTGATGTCGTTATCGGCCACGATGCAGCTCATGCAGGGGTGGAATGACGGCAGTCAGTATGCGACCACCGACATGCTTGCTTCCCTATGGAACTACCTGGTCGGGCAGATTATGCCTGCGGCAGCTGGCCTCGCCTGCGTGGGAGCTGTCATCAATTTTGTCAGGCACAGACCCTGGACTCGGTTGGTCTTCGCCGCGATCTCTTTTCTGAGTGTGAGTGGTCTCCTCGCACTCTTCCAAGCCATGGCGGCATAGGAGCTGAGGATGAGTTTCAACGGAGCAATCACAAATCTCGCCTCCTGGGCAGGAAACACCATAATGCCGACGATGGCCGGGATGTTTTTTGCGAGCGCCGTCTATCGGTACAGCAAAAGCAGCCCATTTGAACACTTACTGTACGGCGGGTTCGCCTCGTTGATGTGTTCGGGAATGCTTCGCGCACTAGAAGGCTTCGTCCAGCATGCCGGCGCTACCAATGCCGACGCCTTCTGGTTGGCGAGCATGAGCTTGGTGAACTGGACGGCAAACGTAATTCTGCCCATGTTCGCTCTGACTCAACTCGCTGCGATGGCACTCCACATGGCCGGTGTGCTTTCAGAGATCTATCCAGGATCGACCTGGATCAGGAAGTTTGTCGCCGCGGTCGCAGCTCTCATGGTTTCGGGAGTGATGCGGCTGGCCGAGTCGATGGTAACGCAAGCACACGGGGTAGGAGGGTAGGCACATGAGTCTCGACTTGACGCCGGTCCATCGCAATCTCAATACGAAGGTGTCGTTCTTGGGTCTCGAGTTCGAGGATTTGATCCTCGTACTGGCCCTGGCAGCGCTGATGAACCTGCTGGCCCACTTCGTCGGAGACACCGCGCATGTCCTTGGCATGCCGCTCAACGTCTTCATGGAATTTGTCGTGCCAGCGTTGGCCGTCCCATTCCTGATCCTATTCAAGTATGGACGGCCGCGGGGCTATCTGACCGACCTGGTCCGCTCGTTCTTCTCCCCAAAGGCATGGTGCGCACTTGAACGAGATTCGGAGTTGACGCAGAGTTATGTTGCCGGAGAGGAGGAGGAGTGACCTATGCAGGCTTCGATTGAAATGTCACGAACTGGGTCTGTCGATGTACATCTCGACCCGGAAGCCGCGCGAGCAGTGTTTGCGAGTGTCCTGTTCGCGGCCCGATTCCATGAGGGCATCGCACCACTTGCTCGGATTGCAGAAGAAGGGTTGCGAGACGTGGCACCACCCACGCCGCAAGGAGGATCAAAAACATGCCAATGACCTACAAGCAACACGAGAAGAGTCTCAAGTCTCCGGCTGTTTGCGAACTGCTGCCCCTGCGCGGCCTTCCTGCCGGAGACAACGTCATGGTGCGGACAAACGGGGCTTTTGTCGCCGGCTACGAACTACGCGGCATCCTGGCCTACTTTGCCACCGACGAGGATCGAAACCAGACCAAGTCCATGCTCGAGGCTCTCTTTCGCAGCATTCCCGACGTCAGCATGCGGCTCCAGTTTCGGTATGAGATCTCCGAACATTTGGGAGATCTCCTCGACAGCTACGTCCAGCAGCAGCGGAGCCAACAGCCCGAGGTTATGGCGCTCGACGCACATCGAATGAGGATGTGGATGGAGAAGGAGCATAACGGCTTCTACTTCGAGAATCACCTCCATATCTATCTTGTGTGGGACCCGCGTATCCACGCTAAGCTCTACCACTCGGCGCAGCAAAACCGGAAGCTTGGTGGCTTCACGGTGAGCCAAAAGAAGGCGATCCAACGAACGCGTCGTGAGCATGAGACCTATCTTGCCGAGTTTGAGTCAATTCTCCGCGGGATCGAGGGGTCGATGGAGGCGACGAATCTGGGTCCCCGGAGACTATCCACTCAGGAGTTGTTCGAGGAACTCAAGCACTCCCAGCATCCGTCCCGCCGCGACCGCCGCCCCTATGTGCCAGGCGAAGAGTTGCTTGACTATCGCAGCGCACGTGAGCAGGCAACTCAGTCGAGCATCCTCAATGAGACAGAGAGCTACCTCAATATCGATGGCTACCTATATTCCGTCGTGAGCCTGAAAGAGCTTCCCGATGCCACATTCCCGGGGATGCTGCAGAACTTCTCCACGCTCGGCTTTCCCGTAGTCATCAGCGGACAGGTTGTCATCCCTGATCAGGTCAAGGTTCTCAAGGGTTATAAGAAGCGCCTGCAGAAGATGACCGCCGCGCAGAAGGACGCGAACGGCAACTTCAAATCGAATCCTGAAGCAGAGGTCGCGCAGGCCCAGCTCATTCAAATCCAGCGCGACATCATCTCTTCTTCTCTCAAGACTGCGAAGCTGAGCCTGTCGGTGGTGGTGCGGACCTCGCAGCAGGCAGTCACCCTCGGCGATCTGGAACGTTCGGAGCGTGAGCTCGCCAATCGTACGCAGGAGGTCCTGAACGCTTTTACGCATATGAACGGTGCGAAGGCGGTGATGGAGTCCATTGCGAAGCGACGCATCTTTCTCGGGACACTGCCCGGTATGGCCGAGCCTGACAAGCGGGATCAGGACATGCTCACGTCTAATGTTGCCGATCTCGTCCCCGTAGAGATGCCGTGGACAGGCACCCGCCGGAGCCCTCTCATCCTGTTTGAGACACCCTATCGGCAGCTAATTCCGTTCTCTATGTTCGATCCGGACCTCTCAGACGCGAATGGCCTCCTGATGGCCAAGAGTGGCGGAGGGAAGACACTCGCCGCACAACAGATGCTGTTGATGGCGGCTCGGGGCAATCCCCTTATCTCCATCCTGGAACGTGGCGATTCGTATCAACCGCTGGTTGAACTGATGGGCGGAGAGATGATCGAGATGTCCCTCGACAGCGATCAGACAATCAATCCATGGGACCTGCCGAGAGGAGAGATCAAGCCGTCTAACGATCAGATTTCGTTTTTGAAGAACCTGACTCGCCACATGCTTGGTGAGAACACGCCTCCCGACATGGACATTGACCTGCTCGACAGCGTCCTGCTCGAAGCGATTGCCTCCACCTATAAGCGCTGCAGTGCGAAGACTTCGAACCCGGTGCCGCTTTTTGGAGATCTTGCGGCGGAGCTGGCGCATTGGCAGGACCGCGATCGCAACCAGAAGATCAACGCGATGGCCCAGATGGCTTCAACGAAACTGCGCGCCTGGGTGGACGAAGGACCCTATGCGCGGCTCTTCGATCGAACGACAACAGTTCACTTGAACAATCCATGGCTCTATTTCAACGTGGAGAAGTTGAAGGACGACCCTCGCCTCGAACGGGCCATGAGTCTGCTCATTGCTCATACGGCCACGTATCGCGCTTCGGGATCTACGGGGCAACCGAGCATTGTGCTGCTCGATGAATGCTGGGCGCTGCTGGAGTCGCCCATCCTCGCCAGCGTCGTCGTTCAACTCTTTCGCACTGCTCGTAAGCGCAATGCCAGTGTTTGGGGCATCAGCCAGACGCCGGAAGATTTCGTAGGTACGCCGGATCGGCCGAACGAGCACGGCGCCGGCATCGTCAAGAACGCCACGACCAAGATCATCGGCAAGCAGCCGGGTGACATGACAGCCCTCCGTGATCATGTCCACCTGAATGAGACGGCCCTCAATCAGATCAAAACATTTGCTCATCCCAAGAAGGGACATAGTGCAGAGTTCCTTATTGCGGTGGGCGAGAAGGCGGAGTCCACGCACGCCATCCGGATTGTTCCGAGCGCAGTCGACTACTGGCTTACCACGACCTACGCGCGGGAACGGCACTTCCGAAAGTGGTGGCTTGGCAAGCATCGGCAGCTCCCGCTCATCGAGGCATATGAGGCGCTTGCGGTGCAGTATCCGCGTGGATTGGCCTCGGTTGGACCTTTGGCGGTGGAACTGTCCGGAGAGATGCAGGAGGTCTCGGCACAATGAGCTACGACACCAACTCCAATACGGTTCCGCTCCTCGACAATGGCAAACCAAGCAATCCACCGACAATTGCTAACTCGCATGCTCGTCGTTCTCGTTGGAAACACAGACTCATGGTTGCCATTCTTCTTGTGGAATCGGGTTGCTTGGCGCCACGACTGGCGCATGGACAATTCCTCAGTGTCTTTGACTCCATCTTCAGTTCGATCCAGACGGACATGGGTGGCGCGCTCAAGGCGATCAACCAAATCAAGCAGCAGGTCCAGCAGCTCTACCAAACCACAATGTGGCCGCTGGCCGCTCTGAATCAGGCGCGCGGATTCGTATCGAACTCTATCAATACGTACCGCAATCAGATGAACCAGATCTTCACAACAAAGTTCAGCAGTGCGGTTCTTCCGGGACCGCAGCAGTTTGAAACCCTTCTGCGCAGTCGTCTG includes these proteins:
- a CDS encoding NAD(P)-dependent oxidoreductase, whose product is MEVVLYSIPQYRAFAESFCFEISEIRPNDRCYLTDVHCDTPAIGNCEVLLTLGRLTGQDLSAYRYLTFIQTLSAGYEQIDCEAASAAGIWVSYAPSEQTGNADAVAEFVIMNILTLSRNLLGALSAVTNAPFDPLPVARGLGGKKVCVVGFGGVGRALLERLRPFGCDTVVVTRNPKKAGLDFAPHPLEDLPEVLRTADIVVLCLRADNQNRHLFDGALFRTMKAGALFINVARGSLVDEMALQTAIETGHLRAAALDVLENEPVNSANPLVSLERTLITPHCAGFTDTMLRGTIAYVDAVLSTFQNGERPASLLNEPQMPRRPLAQPHLETGFIGTL
- a CDS encoding MFS transporter, producing the protein MPNLTKQLNTPAKVLFASLVGTTVEFFDFYIYATAAVIVFPKLFFPAGDATAATLASLATFAIAFIARPIGSTLFGHFGDRVGRKATLVLALSTMGLSTFAVGALPTYKTAGVLASLLLALCRAGQGIGLGGEWGGAILLATENAPPGKRAWYGMFPQLGAPIGFFFSSATFLLISKWLSPAQFLSFGWRLPFLASGVLVLLGLYVRLTITETPVFAAAMERREPHRVPIFAVVRNHFGVLVAATLTSLATFVLFYVMIVFTLTWATSALHYSKNEFLRMQLIGVVFFALAIPAAALLAERGRKRVMIAISLGIAVFGLFFAPMFQSGHTGALVMLILGLSLMGLTYGPLGTVLSELFPTAVRYSGSSLAFSVAGILGASLTPYIATKLATAYGLRYVGYYLSAAAVITIIGLLGIRETKYQDLNL
- a CDS encoding VirB4 family type IV secretion system protein, yielding MTYKQHEKSLKSPAVCELLPLRGLPAGDNVMVRTNGAFVAGYELRGILAYFATDEDRNQTKSMLEALFRSIPDVSMRLQFRYEISEHLGDLLDSYVQQQRSQQPEVMALDAHRMRMWMEKEHNGFYFENHLHIYLVWDPRIHAKLYHSAQQNRKLGGFTVSQKKAIQRTRREHETYLAEFESILRGIEGSMEATNLGPRRLSTQELFEELKHSQHPSRRDRRPYVPGEELLDYRSAREQATQSSILNETESYLNIDGYLYSVVSLKELPDATFPGMLQNFSTLGFPVVISGQVVIPDQVKVLKGYKKRLQKMTAAQKDANGNFKSNPEAEVAQAQLIQIQRDIISSSLKTAKLSLSVVVRTSQQAVTLGDLERSERELANRTQEVLNAFTHMNGAKAVMESIAKRRIFLGTLPGMAEPDKRDQDMLTSNVADLVPVEMPWTGTRRSPLILFETPYRQLIPFSMFDPDLSDANGLLMAKSGGGKTLAAQQMLLMAARGNPLISILERGDSYQPLVELMGGEMIEMSLDSDQTINPWDLPRGEIKPSNDQISFLKNLTRHMLGENTPPDMDIDLLDSVLLEAIASTYKRCSAKTSNPVPLFGDLAAELAHWQDRDRNQKINAMAQMASTKLRAWVDEGPYARLFDRTTTVHLNNPWLYFNVEKLKDDPRLERAMSLLIAHTATYRASGSTGQPSIVLLDECWALLESPILASVVVQLFRTARKRNASVWGISQTPEDFVGTPDRPNEHGAGIVKNATTKIIGKQPGDMTALRDHVHLNETALNQIKTFAHPKKGHSAEFLIAVGEKAESTHAIRIVPSAVDYWLTTTYARERHFRKWWLGKHRQLPLIEAYEALAVQYPRGLASVGPLAVELSGEMQEVSAQ